A part of Streptomyces sp. NBC_01451 genomic DNA contains:
- a CDS encoding CbtB domain-containing protein, with protein MAQSAVQPTAVPTAVPEKLPIGAIAPWAVFFGVLMLVLLYFVGAEQGATSLVSGEGVHEWVHDARHLLGFPCH; from the coding sequence ATGGCACAGTCCGCAGTCCAGCCGACCGCCGTTCCCACCGCCGTACCCGAGAAGCTGCCGATCGGTGCGATCGCCCCCTGGGCGGTCTTCTTCGGCGTGCTGATGCTGGTGCTGCTCTACTTCGTCGGCGCCGAACAGGGCGCCACCTCGCTGGTCTCCGGCGAGGGCGTGCACGAGTGGGTGCACGACGCCCGTCACCTGCTCGGCTTCCCCTGCCACTGA
- a CDS encoding CbtA family protein, giving the protein MNSTTVRNLLVRGMLAGLVAGVLVWVVAYLFAEPLVDDAIAFEEMHEAHGHAEQALVSRALQSTVGLGTGVLVYGVAFGGIAALAYCFALGRIGRFGPRATALLLAGAGLLAVYVVPFLKYPANPPAVGDPDTLNQRTALFFLMVALSVLLAVGAVILGKRLAPRLGNWNATLAAVAFFVVVVGLAYAFLPSFTNEVPAGFSASLLWKYRVATLAIQATMWTAFGLVFGLLAERLLVPRTAAAVGASGAEPQATPVAH; this is encoded by the coding sequence ATGAACTCCACCACTGTCAGAAACCTCCTGGTCCGCGGCATGCTCGCGGGCCTTGTCGCGGGTGTGCTCGTCTGGGTCGTCGCGTACCTCTTCGCCGAGCCGCTCGTCGACGACGCGATCGCGTTCGAGGAGATGCACGAGGCCCACGGGCATGCCGAACAGGCGCTCGTCTCCCGTGCGTTGCAGTCCACCGTGGGTCTGGGGACCGGCGTCCTCGTCTACGGCGTCGCGTTCGGCGGTATCGCGGCCCTCGCGTACTGCTTCGCGCTCGGCCGGATCGGCCGCTTCGGACCGCGCGCGACCGCGCTGCTCCTCGCCGGGGCCGGACTGCTCGCCGTGTACGTCGTGCCGTTCCTCAAGTACCCGGCCAACCCGCCCGCCGTCGGCGACCCCGACACTCTCAACCAGCGCACCGCGCTGTTCTTCCTGATGGTCGCGCTGAGCGTGCTGTTGGCCGTCGGCGCGGTGATCCTGGGCAAGCGCCTCGCGCCGCGCCTGGGCAACTGGAACGCGACCCTCGCCGCGGTCGCCTTCTTCGTCGTGGTCGTCGGACTGGCGTACGCCTTCCTGCCGTCGTTCACCAACGAGGTCCCGGCGGGCTTCTCCGCGAGCCTGCTGTGGAAGTACCGGGTGGCCACGCTCGCCATCCAGGCGACGATGTGGACCGCGTTCGGCCTGGTCTTCGGACTGCTGGCGGAACGACTGCTCGTTCCGAGGACGGCAGCGGCCGTCGGCGCGAGCGGTGCCGAGCCACAGGCGACTCCCGTGGCGCACTGA
- a CDS encoding acyl-CoA dehydrogenase family protein codes for MHLEYTPEQQQLRTELRAYFAELVPDRAYSRFSDHVAQKRFYRETIRRLGGDGWLGVGWPQEYGGRGLSPMEQFIFFDEAAQAGVPLPLMALNTVGPTIMRYGSEEQKAYFLPKILAGEIDFAIGYSEPEAGTDLAALKTRAVRDGDDYVVNGQKIWTTNGDTADWVWLAVRTDPDAPPHKGITMLLMPTTDPGYSCTLIRTLASHDTTASYYENVRVPVAHRVGEENQGWRLITNQLNHERVTLAAHGTMAIRSLHDVQRWAMETKLADGRRVVDLPWVRRRLAQIHTRLDAMKLLNWQMVNAVQEGTLTPQDASAVKVYGSEARREAYAWLLEIVAAPGALKEGSAGEILHGELERGYRSAVIFTFGGGNNEIQREIISWIGLGMPRVRR; via the coding sequence GTGCATCTCGAATACACGCCCGAGCAGCAGCAGCTGCGCACCGAACTGCGCGCCTACTTCGCCGAGTTGGTGCCGGACCGGGCCTACTCGCGCTTCAGCGACCACGTGGCCCAGAAGCGCTTCTACCGCGAGACCATCCGCCGTCTCGGCGGCGACGGCTGGCTCGGCGTCGGCTGGCCGCAGGAGTACGGGGGGCGAGGGCTGTCCCCGATGGAACAGTTCATCTTCTTCGACGAGGCCGCCCAGGCTGGCGTACCGCTGCCGCTGATGGCACTCAACACCGTCGGCCCGACGATCATGCGGTACGGCAGCGAGGAGCAGAAGGCCTACTTCCTGCCGAAGATCCTCGCCGGCGAGATCGACTTCGCGATCGGCTACAGCGAGCCGGAGGCGGGCACCGACCTGGCCGCCCTGAAGACGCGCGCCGTGCGGGACGGCGACGACTACGTCGTCAACGGCCAGAAGATCTGGACGACCAACGGGGACACCGCTGACTGGGTGTGGCTGGCCGTGCGTACGGACCCGGACGCCCCGCCGCACAAGGGCATCACCATGCTCCTCATGCCGACCACCGACCCCGGCTACTCCTGCACCCTCATCCGCACCCTCGCCTCGCACGACACCACCGCCAGCTACTACGAGAACGTCCGCGTCCCCGTCGCCCACCGCGTCGGCGAGGAGAACCAGGGCTGGCGGCTGATCACCAACCAGCTCAACCACGAGCGCGTCACCCTCGCCGCCCACGGCACGATGGCCATCCGCTCCCTGCACGACGTACAGCGCTGGGCGATGGAGACGAAACTCGCCGACGGCCGCCGCGTCGTCGACCTCCCGTGGGTCCGCCGCCGCCTCGCCCAGATCCACACCAGGCTCGACGCGATGAAACTCCTCAACTGGCAGATGGTGAACGCCGTCCAGGAGGGCACCCTCACCCCCCAGGACGCCTCCGCCGTCAAGGTGTACGGCTCCGAGGCCCGCCGCGAGGCCTACGCCTGGCTCCTGGAGATCGTCGCCGCCCCCGGCGCGCTGAAGGAGGGCTCGGCCGGCGAGATACTCCACGGCGAACTGGAACGCGGCTACCGCTCAGCGGTGATCTTCACCTTCGGGGGCGGCAACAACGAGATCCAGCGGGAGATCATCTCGTGGATCGGGCTGGGGATGCCGAGGGTGCGGCGTTAG
- a CDS encoding reverse transcriptase/maturase family protein: MQSAKTVLGVLRERGRHGLPCDELYRQLFNPQLYLLAYGRIYANHGAMTPGVTSETVDSMSQRKIDRIIEAMRHERYRFRPVRRVHIPKKNGKTRPLGLPTWSDKLVGEVVRLLSEAYYEPTFSGRSHGFRPRRGCHTALREVDHTWTGTSWFIEGDIADCFGSLDHEVLLSILGEKIHDQRFLRLVRNMLTAGYLEDWRWGATLSGAPQGGAASPILSNIYLHKLDEFVETVLIPEYTRGKRRARNPAYLELQNLLAKARRRGDRVQAHALRQRMVSLPSADPNDPGYRRLRYIRYADDHLLGFTGPKAEAEQIKQRLGQFLRDELKLELSQEKTLITHARTRAARFLGYEITTQHNDTKKTGRYRRVNGQVALRVPQDVIKAKCAPYTDRGKPAKKTALLNSSHHAIVATFGTVYRGVVQYYLLAGDVFRLHRLQWVMETSMLQTLAAKHRSSVSKMAAKHKARIDTPNGPRVCFEARIERKNRTPLVARFGGIPLQRQRAAELADREPVRVDYPQKELIARLLADTCEIYGSKGNVQVHHVRALANLAHAGWQPSDWARVMLHRRRKTVVACDICHDRIHSERPARPFTQ; this comes from the coding sequence ATGCAGAGCGCCAAAACGGTGTTGGGTGTCCTGCGTGAACGCGGCAGGCATGGCCTGCCGTGTGATGAACTGTATCGGCAGCTGTTCAATCCGCAGTTGTATCTGCTGGCCTACGGGCGCATCTACGCCAACCATGGTGCGATGACGCCCGGGGTCACGTCAGAAACCGTGGACAGCATGTCACAGCGGAAGATCGACCGGATCATCGAGGCGATGCGCCACGAGCGTTACCGCTTTCGTCCGGTCCGGCGCGTTCATATCCCGAAGAAGAACGGGAAGACGCGTCCGCTGGGGCTGCCGACCTGGTCGGACAAACTCGTCGGTGAAGTGGTCCGCCTGTTATCGGAGGCGTACTACGAACCGACGTTCTCCGGCCGCTCTCACGGGTTTCGTCCCCGCCGTGGCTGCCATACCGCTTTGCGGGAGGTGGACCATACCTGGACCGGGACGTCCTGGTTCATCGAAGGGGACATCGCCGACTGCTTCGGCAGCCTGGACCATGAGGTCCTGCTGTCGATCCTCGGCGAGAAGATCCATGACCAGCGGTTTCTGCGGCTGGTGCGCAACATGCTGACAGCCGGATACCTGGAGGACTGGAGATGGGGCGCCACGCTCTCCGGAGCGCCGCAAGGCGGGGCGGCTTCCCCGATCCTGTCCAACATCTACCTGCACAAGCTGGATGAGTTCGTCGAGACAGTTCTGATTCCGGAGTACACCCGAGGGAAGCGCCGGGCCCGCAACCCGGCCTATCTGGAGTTGCAGAATCTGCTGGCGAAAGCCCGCCGGCGCGGCGACCGGGTACAGGCCCATGCGCTGCGTCAACGGATGGTGAGCCTGCCGAGCGCGGATCCCAACGATCCGGGATACCGCAGGCTGCGCTATATCCGCTACGCGGATGATCACCTCCTTGGTTTCACCGGACCGAAAGCCGAGGCCGAGCAGATCAAACAACGCCTGGGACAGTTCCTGCGTGATGAACTCAAGCTGGAACTGTCCCAGGAAAAGACACTGATCACTCACGCCCGCACCCGGGCAGCGAGGTTTCTCGGCTACGAGATCACGACCCAGCACAACGACACGAAGAAGACCGGCCGTTACCGTCGGGTCAACGGCCAGGTAGCACTCCGTGTCCCACAGGACGTGATCAAAGCCAAGTGCGCCCCCTATACCGATCGCGGAAAACCCGCGAAGAAGACGGCCCTGCTCAACAGCAGCCATCACGCGATCGTGGCGACCTTCGGGACCGTTTATCGGGGCGTTGTTCAGTACTACCTGCTTGCCGGAGATGTCTTCCGGCTGCATCGGCTGCAATGGGTCATGGAGACTTCTATGCTCCAGACTCTTGCAGCCAAGCACCGCTCGTCCGTGTCGAAGATGGCCGCCAAGCACAAGGCCAGAATCGACACCCCCAATGGGCCCCGAGTCTGTTTCGAGGCCCGAATCGAGCGGAAGAACAGGACGCCACTGGTGGCCCGGTTCGGCGGGATTCCCCTCCAACGGCAGCGGGCGGCGGAACTCGCCGATCGTGAGCCTGTCCGGGTGGACTACCCGCAGAAGGAACTCATTGCGAGACTCCTGGCGGATACCTGCGAGATCTACGGAAGCAAGGGCAACGTGCAAGTGCACCACGTCCGCGCTCTCGCCAACCTCGCACATGCCGGATGGCAGCCTTCCGACTGGGCGCGCGTCATGCTCCATCGACGCCGCAAAACAGTCGTGGCCTGCGACATCTGCCACGACCGTATCCATTCGGAACGGCCAGCCAGACCATTCACGCAGTAG